CCGGAGCCAGCCGCGGCATCGGTAAATCTTTAGCTTCAACCGCAGCGGGTTTGGGCATAAATTTAGCCCTTGCCGCCAGAGGCGAGGGGCCTTTAAAAGAAACCGCGGATGAGATTGCCAAGAAACATAAGGTTGAGGTATTAGCCGTAGCCTGCGACGTCACAAAATTAGAAGATCTGGAGAATCTGGTAAACAAGGCTAAAGCTAAATTCGGCAAAGTCGATATTTTGATTAATTGCGCCGGAGTTTCCTCGCAGTATCCTTTTAACGAACAGCCAATTGAGGATTTTGAAAAATTGGCGCAGACGAATTATCTGGGTTATGTGCGGTTAATCCGCCTGGTGATTAATGATATGATGAAACAGAAATACGGGGCAATTATCAATATAGTTTCCGGCTCGACGCTAGTGGATCCTGTCCCCAGAAACTTTATTGTCTACAGCTCGCTTAAAGTCGGCTTGCGCGCTTTTTCAAAAGGCCTGTTTTGGGAGTTGCGCGACCATGGGATCAAGGTAACTTCTATTTTGCCCGGAGTCACGGATACGGATTTAACCGGCAAACTTAAAGATATTACCGGCGATACGTCGCGTTTAATGGGCACGCAGGCAATTGAGGACGCGGTGCGTTTTGCTTTAACCGTGCCGGCTAATGTTTGCCCGCTGGAGATTTCGGTAATTAACCAACAAACACCTTGGACTGCTCCGGTAATACCGTTTAAACAGCAGCACCCGGGAAAATAACGGAGAGAATAAATGAAAAAAATATTTTTTCTGGCGGCAGCGGTGGTTTTATTTGCCCGGGGTGTTTGTTTAGCCGAAGGCAATAATTTATTGCTTGATGATTTTGAGATTTCAGTCACCGGTGGCCCCACAGGAACGGTTGATTTTGGCGCAGGTAACGGCTCGACTGTTACGGTAACAGCGGCTAATGATATTAAAAACAGCGGTAATCAGTCGTTAAAAGTAGTTTATGAGGCGGTTCCGGGAGGTTATATTTATGTGGCCCGCGGCTTTGGGCTTGATGCCAAGAATGCTAACTGGCCAATTAAGCCTTCCGATATTAAATGGGGAGAATACAGCGCGATATCATTCTATGTTTACGGGACGGATTCTAAAGCAAAAATTGCTTTTGATATAAAAGATAACGGGGGGGAGATCTGGCGTTTTATAACCGAGGATGATTTTAAAGGCTGGAAGAGGATAGTTTGCGGTTTTGATAAATTTGTTGTGCGCGATGACTGGCAGCCAAACGACGCAGACAATAACAAGCAGCTGGATTTTCCGATTAAGGTCTTCCAGTTTGAACCGCTTCCCGGATCAAAAGGGACTCTTTATTTTGACACGGTGGAGTTAGTGAAAAAATAGCACCCGACTCTATTGGATGAGCCGGTGCGCGCTTCTGCGCAGGAAAGGTGGGAATATGAATAATCAGGATATTAAGAATTTAAAGAAGCGTTATTTTATCTGGCTCTATAAAACCGCCAAGGAAACCTTTGATAAATACGAACGCAAGTTTACTCAAGTTGATATCGATAAGGATCTCCTGGCGGAAATGGAAAAAGAGCTTTTAGGCTCCTACCTTCCTCATGAGAAAGACGCCCTCCAAAGGCAGATCAACGATTTTCAAAAATACATCGAGAATAAAGAAAAGGCTTGTTCAGAATTCAGGGACCAGCATAGAAAGATCAATCCGGATTTTATTTTTTCAGAAATAAAACTGAATGCGATTGAGAAGATAACCGTTAAGGAATTAGGCAGAAGAGGTTTGGAAGAGATTAAATCCCTTTATGAAAAAGAAATGACTGAACGTATCTTAAAGAACACGGAGTCCCGTTAAAGATTATTTCTCGAACGGGATAAACTATTAATGTTAATAGACGCGCATAGCCACTGGCTGCCGGATGAAATAATCACCAATGCCCATTTTTTTCATAAGGGCTGGGGGGATATTCAGGCGCAGCTGGCGATTATGGACGCGCTGGGGATTGACCGGGCAGTTTTAAGTTATCCTACCTCGGATGCGCATCTAAAATTAGGTAGCATCGGCCAAGTGGCGCATATTTATAATGATAATGTTGCCAAAATTTTAAAATCCCACCCCAAAAGATTTATCGGCGCGGCAATCTTACCTGTAGATAATTCCATCGATATGTTGGAAGAGTTAAAGCGGGCAATCAATGAGTTGGGTTTTAAAGCGATTTCTCTTGCCTCAAGTTATAACGGTATATACTTGGATGATCAGATGTTTTTACCTGTATATAAAGAAGCGCAAGAGAAGAGTATCCCGATCTTTGTGCATCCGCAGATTGTAAACCCGATAGGTTTTGAGCGGATCAAGGATCCGCTGCTTACCCCGGCTGTTGAATATATTTTTGACACTACTATTTCCATCGGCAAGCTTTTAATGTCGGATATCTTACGGCAGTATCCTAAGGTAAAATTTATTTTTGCCCATTTTGGCGGGGCAATCTGCTATCTTAAGCAGCGTTTTGACGCAACTTACCAGATGCTGCGGGGGTTGAACTTTGTCAAAGACCTCCAGGGGCTTCCTTCGGATTATCTTAAGAATATTTACGTTGATACCAGCGGCGATACTACCGGCGCCAATTTCCTGTTAAGTTTAGAATTGGTGGGGCCAAAGCATATTTTGTGGGGCAGCGATTGGCCGGCAAAGAAGGATGTTGTCAGCGGTATCAAAGCCGTCAACGATCTGGATATATCTCAGGAGAATAAACATAATATCCTGGGGGGGAATTTAGAAAAGCTATTTGTTCTTTAATATTTTGCTCATCAGGATATTGTTCGCGTGCGAAATTTTTCGCCGTGTGCTGCGGCTTACGGCTCCTTTCGGCAGCGCAGTGTTCCTTACGTATAAAGGTATTGCCTGTACTCGCCGTAATTCCTTGCACACGTTTGCCGAAAAATTTCTAATGCACGCTCCACAATATCCTTCGAGCAAAATTTAATCGAGCAAGCTTCGACACCGCAAAAGGGAATAGCATTATGCTAAAATTGTTAAATTTGATTATCGGTGGAGCGGCGGGGACAATTGCCAGGTATCTTCTGACCGGTGTTGTCTACAGGTTTATGGGCGCCGGTTTTCCTTACGGCACCTTAATTGTCAATATCAGCGGCTGTTTTATCCTGGGTTTTTTAGCTTCCCTATCGGATAAGAAATTTATCCTGGGCCCGGATGCCAGAGTTCTCTTGATGATCGGTTTTTGCGGGGCGTATACCACATTTTCAACCTTGATCTTTGAAACCGACAGTTTAGCCAGGAATGGACAGGCAGTCCGCGCTTTTACCAATATTTTTGCCAGCGTAATTTTAGGTTTTATATTATTCAGAGTCGGCAGCTTATTAGGAGAGATAATATGAAAATTCCCGCGGATGGAAAGCTTTTGAGGATTTTTATCGGTGAGGCGGATAAATGGAATGGCCGGCCGCTTTATGAAGAGATTGTATTGCTGGCTAAGAAGAACAAGTTAGCCGGGGCAACGGCAATCAAGGGGTTTATGGGATTTGGCTGTAAAAGCCATATGCATACCGCTAATTTATTGCGGCTTTCCGAGGACCTGCCGGTGATTATTGAAATCGTAGATAGCGAAGAGAAAATCAATCAGTTTATTCCGCAGTTGGATAGAATGGTTAAAGAAGGATTGATTACTCTTGAAAAAGCAAACGTAATTATGTACCGCGCGTAATCTAAGAAAAAACGCGGGAAAATAAAATATTGACATTGTTGTATAAATATACTACAATTGTTGTAGAGGTGAACAACAATGACAGTATTTCCGGAAATAGGAAAATCAAGGTTAAGAAGAGCGCTTTTAGGGTATTTTTGCACTAATACCGATGCCCGGCTATATTTACGCCAAGCGGCTTGTTTATTGAGCGAGGATCCGGGTAATCTCTCCAAGGAATTAGCGCATTTGGTCAGTATCGGTATCTTCAACTCGAGCACAAGCGGCAAGCAGAGGTATTATTCGCTTAATAAAGAATACCCGCTTTTTAATGAACTAAAGTCAATTGTTTTCAAGACCGTAGGTGTAGAGGCTGCGCTTAAGGAGATAGTTGTTTCTACCCCGGGGCTAGTTAAAGCCTTTATCTATGGCTCTTTTGCCCGGGATGAAGAGAAGGTTTCAAGTGATATTGACATTTTACTGGTAGGAAATTTCAGCGAAGATGAGTTTATTAAAAAGCTTACTCCTTTAGAAAGTAAATTGCAAAGGGAAATCAATTACACAATTTATTCTCCGCAGGAATTTGCTAAGAAAATGAAGATTAAGGGTGGTTTTCTAAACGAAGTTTTAAAAACAAAGCTTATTTCATTAAAAGGTGAGCCTAATGATTGAGGCGTTACTCAAGAAACTTTTAGAACAAGGTAAAATAAAAAAGCAGTCCACAGGATTTATTCAGATAGAGGGATTTCTTAAAGAGGCATTGGTTGATTTAAGCGAAGCAAAAAAGACGTTTAAAGTATCAAAAAGAGGGGCGTATTTATTGGCTTATAATGCCATGTTGAAGGCCGGCCGAGGCCTAATGCTTTTGGAAGGCTATGTTCCTGATGACGGCGGCCAGCACAAAACTGTAATTGAGGTTTGTGGCCTAATATTGAGCGAGCAATTTAAGATTGCCGTAAGAAAATTTGATAATATGCGGCGCAAGCGCAATGAGCTTACTTATGAGGCGGGGATTTTATTATCTGACAGAGATACAGAGAGCGCGTTAAATGAAGCACAGTTATTAATATCGGGAATATTTAAGAAAGTAAAATCGCGCAATCCGCAATTTGAGTTGAAATTGGGTTGACTAGAATATTTAAAAGGATAACGATAATATCCTGGGTGTAAATTTGAAAAGTATTTTTGCTCTGAATAGAATATTCAGAATGTCCCTACTATATTTTTGTTTGAGCGTAATTGGTTGCGCTGCAGCGCCTACAAAAGCGGCTACGCAAAATGGGACATTCAATTGGAAAATTTATTCCAGTCCAGGGATAGACTTCACTTTTAGATATCCTCCGAATTGGGAAATTAAAGAAGAGTATCAATACAAAAGTGCCGCTTGTGGAATAGACCCAAAATGTAAAGGAGCGAGGTATATTTTTCTTAATAAAACAGTGGATCCTAGGCCACCAAGGGTGCGTGAAAGAGAAAAGTTGGGGAT
The nucleotide sequence above comes from Candidatus Omnitrophota bacterium. Encoded proteins:
- a CDS encoding SDR family oxidoreductase, which codes for MSTDLKGKVAIVTGASRGIGKSLASTAAGLGINLALAARGEGPLKETADEIAKKHKVEVLAVACDVTKLEDLENLVNKAKAKFGKVDILINCAGVSSQYPFNEQPIEDFEKLAQTNYLGYVRLIRLVINDMMKQKYGAIINIVSGSTLVDPVPRNFIVYSSLKVGLRAFSKGLFWELRDHGIKVTSILPGVTDTDLTGKLKDITGDTSRLMGTQAIEDAVRFALTVPANVCPLEISVINQQTPWTAPVIPFKQQHPGK
- a CDS encoding carbohydrate binding domain-containing protein, encoding MKKIFFLAAAVVLFARGVCLAEGNNLLLDDFEISVTGGPTGTVDFGAGNGSTVTVTAANDIKNSGNQSLKVVYEAVPGGYIYVARGFGLDAKNANWPIKPSDIKWGEYSAISFYVYGTDSKAKIAFDIKDNGGEIWRFITEDDFKGWKRIVCGFDKFVVRDDWQPNDADNNKQLDFPIKVFQFEPLPGSKGTLYFDTVELVKK
- a CDS encoding amidohydrolase family protein, which codes for MLIDAHSHWLPDEIITNAHFFHKGWGDIQAQLAIMDALGIDRAVLSYPTSDAHLKLGSIGQVAHIYNDNVAKILKSHPKRFIGAAILPVDNSIDMLEELKRAINELGFKAISLASSYNGIYLDDQMFLPVYKEAQEKSIPIFVHPQIVNPIGFERIKDPLLTPAVEYIFDTTISIGKLLMSDILRQYPKVKFIFAHFGGAICYLKQRFDATYQMLRGLNFVKDLQGLPSDYLKNIYVDTSGDTTGANFLLSLELVGPKHILWGSDWPAKKDVVSGIKAVNDLDISQENKHNILGGNLEKLFVL
- the crcB gene encoding fluoride efflux transporter CrcB — encoded protein: MLKLLNLIIGGAAGTIARYLLTGVVYRFMGAGFPYGTLIVNISGCFILGFLASLSDKKFILGPDARVLLMIGFCGAYTTFSTLIFETDSLARNGQAVRAFTNIFASVILGFILFRVGSLLGEII
- a CDS encoding DUF190 domain-containing protein — translated: MKIPADGKLLRIFIGEADKWNGRPLYEEIVLLAKKNKLAGATAIKGFMGFGCKSHMHTANLLRLSEDLPVIIEIVDSEEKINQFIPQLDRMVKEGLITLEKANVIMYRA
- a CDS encoding nucleotidyltransferase domain-containing protein translates to MTVFPEIGKSRLRRALLGYFCTNTDARLYLRQAACLLSEDPGNLSKELAHLVSIGIFNSSTSGKQRYYSLNKEYPLFNELKSIVFKTVGVEAALKEIVVSTPGLVKAFIYGSFARDEEKVSSDIDILLVGNFSEDEFIKKLTPLESKLQREINYTIYSPQEFAKKMKIKGGFLNEVLKTKLISLKGEPND